TAATTTCCTTTTCCGTCAAGGTCGCTATTTAGGTTTACAGCCTTTTTGAAGGTGTGTAAGGGTCCCTTATTCAACCCGCATAAGCGGGAATTAAAAAGAATTTTGGAGGTTGATCATGGGTTATTCGGTTATCGTCGACAGCGACAAATGCATCGGATGTGGCGAATGTGTAGATGTTTGCCCTGTAGAAGTTTACGAGCTGCAGAATGGCAAGGCAGTCCCCGTGAATGAAGAGGAATGTCTTGGTTGTGAATCCTGCATCGAAGTTTGTGAGCAGAACGCCATCGTCATCGAAGAAAACTAGGCCTTTATTTTATGGCAGGCCCTGCCGGGGCCTGCCTGTTACCTCCGGCAATTTCTATATCTGATCTTCGCGCTGCACTCGGCATGAAGTTTTTATCCTAAGTCCCATTTTTCCATGTAATCGCCATTTCTGCGGGATTTAACGTATCCCGGCGAGGGAATTTCTCCATGAATCTGGATTTATCGCAATTTTTCACAGAATATGAAGCGCTTGTAGCTCAGGTCGATGCTGTTTTCCACAAGGTTTCGGGGAATTTCGCCTCTGAAGTCCGTTGTAAGGAAGGATGCAGTGATTGTTGCCACGCTCTTTTCGACGTGACTCTGATCGAGGCCATGTATCTCAATTTCAAATTTTCCGAACTCGAGGAAATCCGCAGGAATGAAGTACTGGTCGAAGCCGACAAGGCAGACCGCAAGGCGTATCTTCTGAAGAAAAAGGCTTCGAAAGATGCCGATGAAGTCGATCATTCCGAAATTCTGCTTCGGACAGCCAAAGA
The window above is part of the Deltaproteobacteria bacterium HGW-Deltaproteobacteria-18 genome. Proteins encoded here:
- a CDS encoding 4Fe-4S dicluster domain-containing protein encodes the protein MGYSVIVDSDKCIGCGECVDVCPVEVYELQNGKAVPVNEEECLGCESCIEVCEQNAIVIEEN